One genomic region from Dethiosulfovibrio russensis encodes:
- a CDS encoding SLC13 family permease, producing MELKAWIAVALFAVTILSIARGWMKASTATLLGASAMMLFRLVPGSAASQYIDSNTVGLLVGMMIVVGILSKTGLFQYIAVKAIKVTKGNGILILLSISLITAVLSAFLDNVTTVLLVSPVVVSLADLIKMNPMPLLMSEVIASNIGGTATLIGDPPNMIIGSYAGFSFNDFLLHLSPVVFVIWVISMVFLCWHYRKDLNPDPAATNRLKEVDESKLIKDKKLMVRAGFVMFMVLLGFLFHHHLGLNASVVALFAAGVLLATSHLDDGEIVHQEVEWPTIVYFVSLFILVGGLQENGVILALADILTDLLSYSPMAMILGILWISGLSCVFINNVAFSAMFVHVVSEMAKSAGMPPDPLFWSLALGSCLGGNGSYLGAAANAVMADFAGRSGFHISFGSFFVVGIKTVFISLVVASAFLFVTYRNVVTY from the coding sequence ATGGAGTTAAAGGCTTGGATAGCGGTGGCTCTGTTCGCCGTTACGATCCTGTCGATAGCTCGAGGATGGATGAAAGCCAGCACAGCCACTCTTCTCGGAGCCTCGGCCATGATGTTGTTTCGGCTGGTCCCCGGTTCGGCTGCCAGTCAGTATATAGATTCCAACACGGTGGGCCTTTTGGTCGGTATGATGATAGTGGTCGGTATACTATCCAAGACCGGGCTCTTTCAGTACATCGCCGTCAAGGCAATAAAGGTTACCAAGGGAAACGGTATCTTGATATTGCTGTCCATCTCCCTGATAACGGCGGTTCTATCCGCCTTTCTCGACAACGTAACGACGGTACTTCTGGTCAGTCCTGTAGTGGTGTCCTTGGCGGATCTGATAAAGATGAACCCTATGCCTCTTTTGATGAGCGAGGTCATCGCGTCCAACATCGGAGGCACTGCTACCCTGATAGGTGACCCTCCGAACATGATTATAGGATCTTATGCGGGGTTTTCCTTCAACGATTTTCTTCTTCATCTGAGTCCGGTGGTCTTTGTTATCTGGGTGATATCGATGGTTTTCCTCTGTTGGCATTACAGAAAGGATCTGAACCCCGATCCTGCCGCTACGAATCGTCTGAAGGAGGTCGATGAGTCCAAGCTCATAAAGGATAAGAAACTGATGGTCCGGGCTGGATTCGTCATGTTCATGGTTCTTTTGGGTTTTCTGTTTCATCACCACCTGGGACTCAACGCCTCGGTCGTGGCTCTGTTCGCAGCAGGGGTTCTCCTGGCTACGTCTCATCTGGACGATGGAGAGATAGTTCATCAAGAGGTGGAATGGCCCACCATAGTTTACTTTGTCTCCCTTTTTATACTCGTCGGAGGACTCCAGGAAAACGGGGTGATCCTGGCCCTGGCGGATATATTGACCGATTTACTGAGCTACAGCCCTATGGCGATGATATTGGGTATTCTCTGGATCTCAGGACTATCCTGTGTTTTTATAAACAACGTGGCCTTCTCCGCCATGTTCGTACACGTAGTGAGCGAGATGGCCAAGAGTGCCGGAATGCCTCCGGATCCACTCTTTTGGTCCTTGGCGCTGGGTTCTTGTCTAGGAGGCAATGGCAGCTATCTAGGTGCTGCGGCAAATGCTGTCATGGCTGATTTTGCCGGCAGAAGCGGATTTCATATTTCCTTTGGTTCTTTTTTCGTGGTTGGTATAAAGACGGTCTTCATCTCCCTCGTAGTGGCCAGCGCGTTCCTGTTCGTCACGTACAGAAACGTGGTCACTTATTGA
- a CDS encoding GntR family transcriptional regulator, translated as MAAESLKYVTLSSQMFDYLRREVVVSDEFKDEVFIREAEIAERLGVSRAPVREALKQMEMMGLVVSMPRKGVKVRLFSKEELDELYEMRVVLEELVFRDIIDKGLFTSDERESFQEKLEKLLEICEGDGSREEKIKAFCDKDLDFHRSLAELSGRVWTAKVLETLYCQLHLALLRELEEAETLADLVRLHYSIVDNLAAGDLEKLTVDRRYSYFARRNTVLNSKKGR; from the coding sequence ATGGCAGCGGAATCTTTGAAATACGTGACCTTGAGCAGTCAGATGTTTGATTATCTCAGGAGAGAGGTCGTCGTTTCAGACGAATTTAAAGACGAGGTCTTTATAAGAGAGGCGGAGATCGCCGAGCGTTTAGGGGTGAGCAGAGCTCCGGTCAGAGAGGCCTTGAAACAGATGGAGATGATGGGATTGGTTGTCTCCATGCCTAGAAAGGGTGTCAAGGTCAGGCTTTTCTCAAAGGAAGAGCTGGACGAACTCTACGAGATGAGGGTGGTCCTGGAAGAGCTAGTCTTCAGGGACATAATCGATAAAGGCCTTTTTACCTCGGATGAGAGAGAGTCCTTCCAGGAAAAACTGGAAAAATTGCTAGAGATATGCGAGGGAGATGGAAGTCGAGAGGAGAAGATAAAGGCCTTCTGCGATAAGGATCTCGATTTTCATAGATCTCTCGCCGAGCTTTCCGGAAGGGTCTGGACCGCTAAGGTTCTCGAGACCCTTTACTGTCAACTTCATCTGGCTCTTCTCAGAGAATTGGAGGAAGCGGAGACTTTGGCGGATCTGGTGAGACTACATTATTCCATAGTGGATAATCTCGCGGCTGGAGATCTGGAAAAACTGACCGTCGATCGTAGATACAGTTATTTCGCCCGTAGAAATACGGTTCTTAACAGTAAAAAAGGGAGGTGA
- a CDS encoding TRAP transporter small permease subunit yields MMITLYKKTINGLSAAMGWLCGIGTLVMGLILFYEVVRRYFFNSPTIWTQEVSVYIFMWCMFGGASYALQKGKHVNIDLLTVKLSPKAQSKLKVLTSFFGALFCSEIAVQGWDMIESAVKYQKHSPTPLHVPLWIPQSALFLGFTLLALQFVVLIIEEIAFIRTGERDSVQEVNH; encoded by the coding sequence ATGATGATAACATTATATAAAAAGACCATCAACGGTCTCAGCGCCGCGATGGGGTGGCTTTGCGGAATAGGGACGTTGGTGATGGGATTGATCCTCTTCTACGAGGTCGTGAGGAGATATTTCTTCAACTCTCCGACCATATGGACACAGGAGGTCTCGGTCTATATCTTCATGTGGTGTATGTTCGGCGGAGCTTCCTATGCCCTTCAGAAGGGCAAGCACGTCAACATCGATCTTCTTACCGTCAAGCTTTCTCCCAAAGCTCAGAGCAAGCTTAAAGTCCTCACAAGCTTTTTCGGAGCCCTGTTTTGTTCGGAGATAGCCGTTCAGGGATGGGACATGATAGAGAGTGCGGTCAAGTACCAGAAACATTCTCCTACGCCTCTGCACGTGCCCCTCTGGATTCCTCAATCCGCGTTGTTTCTCGGATTCACCTTGCTCGCTCTTCAGTTCGTCGTCCTGATCATAGAGGAGATCGCTTTCATCAGGACCGGCGAGAGAGATTCGGTTCAGGAGGTAAATCACTGA
- a CDS encoding DctP family TRAP transporter solute-binding subunit, with the protein MNVRIRTTLCLAVTAVILAMPVSSAVADNIKLSNQLPPSHHISKALDFFADKVKEYSGGKTTVKVFHSAQLFKDTEVVEALQENLVPIALVPVNKWSGMIPATDVFEMPFVFEELDSIKKFIEAGAGELLNEEFKKKGVADLFWADYGFVQFFNSKRPLVTPADFEGLKIRTFSNGTAETVSALGGTPVVMSSSEMYMALQRKTVDGATTGMPAAVSRKIFEVQNYLTVCNYTTAQFVIQCNLEWWDELGKDEKEMLQKAGAEAEAWLRGQIAQSEKDAQKVIADAGLEITVLNADQRKAFVEATEPVRSGFMEKTPLCKKLVEIALGSN; encoded by the coding sequence ATGAATGTACGGATACGTACAACCCTGTGTCTCGCAGTCACCGCGGTTATTCTAGCTATGCCCGTATCGTCCGCTGTTGCGGACAATATCAAACTGTCCAACCAGCTACCGCCTTCACATCACATATCGAAGGCATTGGATTTCTTTGCCGACAAGGTAAAGGAATATTCCGGAGGTAAGACAACGGTGAAAGTTTTCCATTCAGCCCAGCTATTCAAGGATACCGAGGTTGTCGAAGCCCTTCAGGAGAATCTGGTACCTATAGCCCTAGTTCCGGTAAATAAGTGGTCCGGTATGATCCCCGCTACCGACGTTTTCGAGATGCCCTTCGTCTTTGAGGAACTTGATTCTATAAAGAAATTTATAGAGGCAGGAGCAGGAGAGCTGCTAAACGAAGAGTTCAAGAAAAAGGGAGTTGCCGATCTATTTTGGGCCGATTATGGTTTCGTGCAGTTTTTCAACAGCAAGCGGCCCCTTGTGACTCCCGCCGATTTTGAGGGGCTCAAGATAAGGACCTTCAGCAACGGAACGGCCGAGACGGTCTCCGCCCTCGGTGGAACTCCGGTTGTTATGAGCTCTTCCGAGATGTATATGGCCCTTCAGCGTAAGACGGTGGATGGGGCTACTACCGGTATGCCTGCGGCGGTTTCCAGAAAGATCTTCGAGGTCCAGAACTATCTAACCGTGTGTAACTACACGACGGCTCAGTTCGTAATCCAGTGTAACCTTGAGTGGTGGGACGAGCTCGGCAAGGATGAAAAGGAGATGCTCCAGAAGGCCGGTGCCGAGGCCGAGGCTTGGCTTCGCGGACAGATAGCCCAGTCGGAAAAGGACGCTCAGAAGGTTATAGCCGATGCGGGACTGGAGATTACCGTGTTAAACGCCGACCAGAGAAAGGCCTTTGTTGAAGCTACCGAGCCGGTAAGATCCGGATTCATGGAGAAGACCCCTCTTTGTAAAAAGCTCGTCGAGATCGCCTTGGGATCTAATTAG
- a CDS encoding TRAP transporter large permease: MGSFMFVILLLLVVLFMGMPVAFSLGATSVLLTLIYDLPMKILSQSIFTSLEGFVLLSIPLFVLMSQVLLDGRIGDDLFEVMNAWVRHLPGGLAIATILACAFFAAITGSSAATAATIGMVAYPAMLDRGYDKKFTLGLLAAGGTLGILIPPSIPLILYGAITEESVGKLFIAGIIPGLILTAIFVVYSVIKSKNGGFTPMPKASWKERLSITARNIWGIILPILVVGGIYSGAFTPTEAAAVGLVYSLFITLVIYRTIKFKDIPSICMKALGTSCMIAMVIAGAILFGRVMTLLMIPQKLTELIIENNLSPMMFIIAMNFLMIILGMVLETVSIVLLTMPLVTPILMALHIDPIWYAIILTVNMTMALITPPVGMNLYVINGLRKDITMGEIISGVLPFMLLLVFMLVVVMAFPSLSTWLPSVMH; encoded by the coding sequence ATGGGCTCCTTCATGTTTGTGATCCTGCTTTTATTGGTGGTACTTTTCATGGGGATGCCGGTCGCCTTTTCCCTGGGAGCTACATCGGTGTTGCTGACCCTGATATACGATCTTCCCATGAAAATTCTGTCTCAGTCGATATTCACTTCTTTGGAAGGGTTCGTCCTTCTGTCGATCCCTCTATTCGTGCTTATGAGTCAGGTTCTTTTGGACGGGCGGATAGGGGACGATCTCTTCGAGGTTATGAACGCCTGGGTTAGACATCTTCCTGGAGGATTGGCCATTGCGACCATACTCGCCTGTGCCTTCTTCGCCGCAATAACCGGATCCAGCGCCGCCACGGCGGCGACCATAGGGATGGTTGCCTATCCGGCCATGCTGGACAGGGGTTACGATAAAAAGTTCACCCTCGGTTTGTTGGCGGCAGGTGGAACCCTTGGTATTCTCATTCCTCCCAGCATACCTCTCATCCTCTACGGAGCCATCACAGAGGAGTCGGTGGGTAAGCTGTTCATAGCCGGAATAATCCCGGGGTTGATACTGACGGCTATTTTCGTGGTCTATTCGGTCATAAAAAGCAAAAACGGCGGTTTCACCCCTATGCCTAAGGCTTCCTGGAAAGAACGTCTTTCCATAACGGCCAGAAATATATGGGGCATCATACTTCCTATCTTGGTGGTAGGCGGAATCTATTCCGGAGCCTTTACACCGACCGAGGCCGCTGCGGTAGGTTTGGTCTACAGTCTCTTTATAACGCTGGTTATATACAGGACCATCAAGTTCAAGGATATTCCCTCCATCTGCATGAAGGCTCTTGGGACTTCCTGCATGATAGCCATGGTTATAGCAGGAGCCATATTGTTCGGCAGGGTCATGACCTTGCTTATGATTCCCCAAAAGCTTACTGAGCTGATCATAGAGAACAATCTCTCTCCGATGATGTTCATTATCGCGATGAACTTTCTGATGATAATCCTCGGTATGGTGCTGGAGACGGTGTCCATCGTACTGTTGACCATGCCTCTGGTCACCCCTATTCTGATGGCCCTTCATATAGATCCCATATGGTATGCCATCATATTGACGGTTAATATGACCATGGCCCTGATAACCCCTCCTGTAGGGATGAATCTCTACGTAATAAACGGGTTGAGAAAGGATATAACGATGGGAGAGATCATTTCCGGCGTGCTGCCTTTCATGCTGCTTCTGGTCTTTATGCTCGTCGTGGTAATGGCTTTTCCGTCTTTGAGTACCTGGTTACCTTCCGTGATGCACTGA
- a CDS encoding CBS domain-containing protein codes for MKVGELVDRDLTALSGDCPVSEAIEILYHHNASGLPVLDEDNRVIGFISEKDIIKAALPGYAHMLHDSSFLPDYGQFSSRLRDIADDPVSKYMKENVITFNEDDSDFYVANRVIKENIKIAPVLRDGQLIGIVSRSHLVRHLLLHPEEIEDALEDDSRK; via the coding sequence ATGAAGGTAGGAGAGTTGGTGGACAGGGATCTGACGGCCCTGTCGGGGGACTGTCCCGTTTCGGAGGCCATAGAGATCCTCTATCATCACAATGCCTCGGGGCTTCCCGTTTTGGATGAGGACAACAGGGTGATAGGCTTCATAAGCGAAAAAGACATAATAAAGGCCGCTCTTCCGGGCTACGCCCATATGCTTCACGATTCTTCCTTCCTTCCCGATTACGGCCAGTTTAGCTCCCGCCTGAGGGATATAGCCGACGATCCGGTGAGTAAGTACATGAAGGAGAACGTGATAACCTTCAACGAAGACGACAGCGATTTTTACGTGGCAAATAGGGTTATAAAGGAAAACATAAAAATAGCTCCGGTTTTGCGAGATGGCCAGCTTATAGGCATAGTGAGCAGGTCCCACTTGGTGAGGCATCTTCTGCTTCATCCGGAGGAGATCGAGGATGCCCTGGAGGACGATTCACGGAAATGA